In Pirellula sp. SH-Sr6A, the DNA window AGGGGCTCGATCGAGTCAGGATCTGGCTTCCGTATACAAGGGCCCAGAGTCCAAAAACGAACTCGGGCGGCGAAAGGGGGGCAGGGACCGTTAGCTCTCCGGCGGTGACCCCATCGGCCACCACAGAAGAAACGAGCGCCATGCAATTGCCCTCGCACTCGCGGATCAATGCCTGCCGCTGCTCAGAGGTCTTGTCCCAAATGTTGTTGTTGCGGATCCACTGCTCCACCAAGAAGTCATCGCTGCATTGCTCGGTGAAAAACTCGCACGCCGCCCCGACCGCCATCATGCGGACCCGACTGCTGGCCGAAGTTGCAATCGCTCTTTCGAACAACGCTCTCCGCAGCTGCATCGCCTCCACCGCTAACGCCAAAACGATTTCTTCTTTGTTGGGAAAGTGGTTGTAGATCGTCCCCTTGGCGTACTCCATCTGCGCTGCCACCCGGTCCATGCTGAGGGCCTGAAACCCCTCCCGAAGCAGGATCGGACGGGAAACCCGAAGGATTTCGGCCGTGCGACGTTCCATTTCTCTTTGTTTTCTAGTTAGTTCGACCATGGAGTCATTTTTTGACGAGTCGTCACAAAAGTCAATGGATTTTTCGGCACTTTTGGGCCAAGGGCTTGAGCGGGGACTAGAATTTCGTGTAATCCGGTGCTCTGGTGCATGAGCCCGGAGTTTTTGAAGTGGTCGAAGGCCAGCCTGCGGGCGTTGGTCGTCCCTTAACGTGAGTGAGATTTGGCGATGCGATTTTGGTGCAAGGTCCTGGTTGCGGCGTCGTTGGTAGGCAGTGTCGGGGGAGTTCAAGCCCAGGAGACGAAGCAGCAGAACGGGAAGAAAGCTCCTCCCGCTACTGTCCAGGAAGCGACGGCGGACGCAACGGAAACAAAGCCGCTCTTTCTCCGGATCGATAAGGAGGGGAAAGAACCTCGAGCATTGCAAGTGGCGATCGCGAAATATGAAATCGTCTCCGGGCCTTTCCAAGGCGCGACAGTCGATTTGATCGGCGCGGTACACGTCGGGACCAAACAGTATTACAGCGACCTAAACCAGCGATTCCGCAACTACGATTCCGTTCTCTACGAATTGGTCGCGGATCCGGAAGTGAACAAGCCGAATCAGCGGGCTGAAGGGGGCTTTAATCCCATCAGCGGGCTTCAGACCGGGATGAAGGAAGCGTTAGAGTTGAGCTTCCAACTCGATGAGGTCGATTATTCCCCGAGCAACTTTGTGCACGCCGATATGAGTCCCGGGGAGTTCGGCGAGGACATGAAGAAGCGAAAAGATGGTTTCCTCGGAATGTTCGCCCGCATGATGGGAGCCGGGTTGGCGGTGCAGGCGAGCAAAAAGGGACAGCAGCAGCAGGCCGATATGATGGCGGCCATGATTTCCAAAGACCCGATCCGACTGCGCCGCGTGATGGCGGAACAATTCGAATCCATGGAGGGGCAAATGGCGGGGCTTGCCGATAAGGATGGCAAGAGCACGTTGCTCACCGAACGGAACCGCAAAGCATTTGAAGTTCTGCAATCGGAATTGGAAAATGGAAAGCGAAAGCTGTCCGTCTTCTACGGAGCGGCCCACTTGAACGATATGCACGACCGGCTTTTGAGAGACTTTCACGCGAAACCTGTTTCCACCGAGTGGGTCGACGCTTGGCCGCTTCGCTAGCCGGCGTTCGTTTAACAGTCAGCCGGTGAGCGTTCTCCCACGTTCACGCAATGACTCTATGAATCCAATCAGCTTCGAGACTCGAATTCTCTTTCTGAATTCCAGCCTTGTGCACTTCGGTGAAGTCCTTGGTTTCGAAGCGATAGAGGATTGGAAGAAGAGCACCACCGATTCATCGGGAAAAAGATCGATCGGCAGGTGTACGTGGTCCGAGTACTCGGTATTTCAAAGGTCGATGAATTCGCTAGGTGGCCGTTCCTTCAAACCGTGAATCGTTTCGACGCGCAGTAACAACACCTTTTGTCCAAGCTGGAAGACATGTGTCTCGCGTTGGGGCCTCTGCCTCTTCGTATCGGTTTGTGACCATGTGAAAAGAGCAATGTCCTTCGAAGCGAAGCTCGAAATCAATCCGACGATTGGACTCCGATTTCAGCAGTCGGTTCGAACAGATTCGCGGATCCAATTTCGCTCGATCTCAGTTTCGATTCCTCGTGGAGATAAGCAACCCTGCAAGCACGGTCGTCGCAATGGCCGGACCTGCGAGCGCTACCGACCATGCCAGAGCATATTGCCAATTCCAAAGATGCGCTCGGAAAAAGATGATCGTATGTGCGGCCGTCGCGCAGCCATCGGCGATAACTGACAAGAGGGCTGCGAAAGCCAGCGGAGTCACGAACTTCGCTCGCCGGTGGATGCCGTATCCGACGCCAAACAGGACACCGACCATCAAGCTATCGAATGCAATCCAAAATCGCAGCATTGCGTCGCTACCGAACCAGAACACGCCATCGCAGCGGCTTAGCAATACTGTCCACACGACGAGTGCGATGGCCAGTGCGTGAATCCAATGCTGCCAAGCCTTGAAGGAGACTTGCCGAAAGTGGGCGGCCGCGAAGCGAATGGAGGATCGGAAGGCAAAGCCCGTCGGATACGAGCGCATGAAAGCCATCAAGACGGCGATCAGCATTGAGAATTGAAACTTGGGAAAACCCGTAACGTAGACCTCTTCCCATTCGTCGGGCCGGAACTTGGACTTGAAGGCCGAAAGTCCTTCGAAATTGTAGATGGGGGTAGAGAGTCGTCTGGACCAGCCGAAAAGGTTCTTGGCCCAACCGGGCTGGGGGTAACGGGAACGCTCGGTATTTCGGAGGGGGGATAGTCCGAGCGATGCGTAGGGCTTGCTCTCTTCGGCGAGCGATTGCATGGCCGCATCGATCAACGCTTCGGTGGTCCCGT includes these proteins:
- a CDS encoding TraB/GumN family protein, with the translated sequence MRFWCKVLVAASLVGSVGGVQAQETKQQNGKKAPPATVQEATADATETKPLFLRIDKEGKEPRALQVAIAKYEIVSGPFQGATVDLIGAVHVGTKQYYSDLNQRFRNYDSVLYELVADPEVNKPNQRAEGGFNPISGLQTGMKEALELSFQLDEVDYSPSNFVHADMSPGEFGEDMKKRKDGFLGMFARMMGAGLAVQASKKGQQQQADMMAAMISKDPIRLRRVMAEQFESMEGQMAGLADKDGKSTLLTERNRKAFEVLQSELENGKRKLSVFYGAAHLNDMHDRLLRDFHAKPVSTEWVDAWPLR
- a CDS encoding TetR/AcrR family transcriptional regulator; the encoded protein is MERRTAEILRVSRPILLREGFQALSMDRVAAQMEYAKGTIYNHFPNKEEIVLALAVEAMQLRRALFERAIATSASSRVRMMAVGAACEFFTEQCSDDFLVEQWIRNNNIWDKTSEQRQALIRECEGNCMALVSSVVADGVTAGELTVPAPLSPPEFVFGLWALVYGSQILTRSSPSLASIGIHDPVIAIRAHCLNLLNGFAWQPLMNWSEYQSHMQDLLEKLLPEFRSIQAERQTVAP
- a CDS encoding DUF2156 domain-containing protein, which encodes MSTETRQRALRFIQQYGWNNTSFQTLEPFFEYWFDPNELGVVAYYKAWGTWVAAGAPICPHDQLIPCAMRFVEAAKQAGYQVCFFGTVPRFSDECGPHATHVKIGEQPCWNPMLWRSDPKRVQLVGSQCRRAERKGVIVRPVPFQEMADADSLSRRQAERVMRQWQRTHRMATMSFLVHLETFSFAQERRYFLALQSVPNDANEEWEPVGFLSLVPVYARDGFFLEDLIRTPAAPNGTTEALIDAAMQSLAEESKPYASLGLSPLRNTERSRYPQPGWAKNLFGWSRRLSTPIYNFEGLSAFKSKFRPDEWEEVYVTGFPKFQFSMLIAVLMAFMRSYPTGFAFRSSIRFAAAHFRQVSFKAWQHWIHALAIALVVWTVLLSRCDGVFWFGSDAMLRFWIAFDSLMVGVLFGVGYGIHRRAKFVTPLAFAALLSVIADGCATAAHTIIFFRAHLWNWQYALAWSVALAGPAIATTVLAGLLISTRNRN